The nucleotide window TTGGCCTTCTCGCTGACGGGGATGGACACCGAGAGCACGCCATTCTCGTATCGGGCGGAGATGGCATCGATGTCGATACCCTGTCCCAGGTTGAGCTGGCGCAGGAACGAGCCGCCTTCGCGCTCGCGGGTGAGCCACTTGACGCCTTCCGCACCGCGGACCGTGCGCTCGGCCCGGATGGTCAGCAGCTGCCCGTCGACGTCGATGTCGACGGATCCAGGATCAATCCCAGGCAGGTCAGCGTTCAGAATGTAGTGGTCCCCGTCGCGGTACAGATCCATCGGCATCAGGCGCAGGCCCGGGCGGTTTTCCAGCAGGGCTCCGGCGACGCGGTCCAGTTCACGGAATGGGTCGAACTTCATGGCCATTGTCATCAACTCCTTCGCATCAACGCCCCGTACGGAGCGGTTGTCCTGGCTTCCATAGTTGAGTCACCCTCGCTCAACTACTTTCATAGATTAGCAGTCAGGTGGGAAGAGTGCTAACACTTTTTGCATGCTGTCAGCGAACAGATGACTAACCGATTCACCCAATTCTCTGGACGGGTGCTCCCAACAGACGTAGCCTGAAATTCGGAAGCAAAACTGGTTGTCACGGGGGTGGTCGCAGTGCGCGTTGAGCGACTGTCCCGTGTGCCCGTCGTGGTGCGCAAGCTCGTGCTCACAGCTGCTGCCACCGCCGGATTCGCCCTTTTCGGGATCGCTGGCGCGAGTGCCGCGGATGCTGATGACGGCCTTCTGCCCGAAATGCTCAGTTCAGAAGCTCAAAGCACGACGGCGGCGCTCACCGGGGAGCTCATACCCATTACCGACAACGTGGGTGCATTGACAGGGAAGCCGGCGCCCGTTGCCGGCGAACTTGCGGCCACGGAGGATGGCGCCCCGGTTGTCGAAGAGGCCGCCGCCCCTGTCAGCGCTGTTTCGGAGACAGTTGTCCAGGCCGCGCAGCCGGTTACGGCGGCAGCGCACGAGGTGGCCGGCGCTGTGGCCTCCGTGTCCGATCCTGTCCTTGAATCAGTCGCGCCCCTAGCCGAACCGGTGCTCGAAGC belongs to Arthrobacter crystallopoietes and includes:
- a CDS encoding Hsp20/alpha crystallin family protein, coding for MAMKFDPFRELDRVAGALLENRPGLRLMPMDLYRDGDHYILNADLPGIDPGSVDIDVDGQLLTIRAERTVRGAEGVKWLTREREGGSFLRQLNLGQGIDIDAISARYENGVLSVSIPVSEKAKPRKIEVVTGAAETVAVDSAEATDDQKSVEA